The Symphalangus syndactylus isolate Jambi chromosome 11, NHGRI_mSymSyn1-v2.1_pri, whole genome shotgun sequence genome contains a region encoding:
- the KNOP1 gene encoding lysine-rich nucleolar protein 1 isoform X5, whose translation MIRRLGRMGALEISWPLPYSEVVLALLTTLVQGMITKTHKVDPGLPEKKKKKKVVKEPETRYSVLNNDDYFADVSPIRATSPSKSVAHGQAPEMPLVKKKKKKKKGVSTLCKEHVEPETTLPARRTEKSPSPRKQVLGHLEFLSGEKKRKKSPLAMSHASGVKTSPDPRQGEEETRVGKKLKKHKKEKKGAQDPTAFLVQDPWVCEAREARDVGDTCSVGKKDEKQAALGQKRKRKSPREHNGKVKKKKLHQEGDVLPGHSKPSRSMESSPRKGSKKKPVKVEALEYIPVSDDPKASAKKKVKSKKKVEQPVIEEPALKRKKKKKRKESGVAGDLWKEETDTDLEVVLEKKGNMDEAHIDQVRRKALQEEIDRESGKTEASETRKWTGTQFGQWDTAGFENEDQKLKFLRLMGGFKNLSPSFSRPTSTIARPNMALGKKAADSLQQNLQRDYDRAMSWKYSRGAGLGFSTTPNKIFYIDRNASKSVKLED comes from the exons GAATGATCACCAAGACACACAAAGTAGACCCTGGGCtcccagagaagaaaaagaaaaagaaagtggtcaAAGAACCAGAGACTCGATACTCAGTTTTAAACAATGATGATTACTTTGCTGATGTTTCTCCTATAAGAGCCACATCCCCCTCTAAGAGCGTGGCCCATGGGCAAGCACCTGAGATGCCTCtagtgaagaaaaagaagaagaaaaagaagggtgTCAGCACCCTTTGCAAGGAGCATGTAGAACCTGAGACCACGCTGCCTGCCAGACGGACAGAGAAGTCACCCAGCCCCAGGAAGCAGGTGCTTGGCCACTTGGAGTTCCTCAgtggggagaagaaaaggaagaagtcaccTCTGGCCATGTCCCATGCCTCTGGGGTGAAAACCTCCCCAGACCCTAGACAGGGTGAGGAGGAAACCAGAGTTGGCAAGAAGCTCAAAAAacacaagaaggaaaaaaagggggcCCAGGACCCCACAGCCTTCTTGGTCCAGGACCCTTGGGTCTGTGAGGCCAGGGAGGCCAGGGATGTTGGGGACACTTGCTCAGTGGGGAAGAAGGATGAGAAACAGGCAGCCTTGGGGCAGAAACGGAAGCGGAAGAGCCCCAGAGAACATAATGGGAAGGTGAAGAAGAAAAAACTCCACCAGGAGGGAGACGTCCTCCCAGGCCACTCCAAGCCCTCCAGGTCCATGGAGAGCAGCCCTAGGAAAGGAAGTAAAAAGAAGCCAGTCAAAGTTGAGGCTCTGGAATACATCCCCGTAAGTGATGACCCTAAGGCCTCCGCAAAGAAAAAGGTGAAGTCCAAAAAGAAGGTAGAGCAGCCAGTCATCGAGGAGCCAGctctgaaaaggaagaaaaagaagaaaaggaaagagagtggGGTAGCAGGAGACCTTTGGAAGGAG GAAACAGACACGGACTTAGAGGTGGTATtggaaaaaaaaggcaacatgGATGAGGCGCACATAGACCAG GTGAGGCGAAAGGCCTTGCAAGAAGAGATCGATCGCGAGTCAGGCAAAACGGAAGCTTCTGAAACCAGGAAGTGGACG GGAACCCAGTTTGGCCAGTGGGATACTGCTGGTTTTGAGAACGAGGACCAGAAACTGAAATTTCTCAGACTTATGGGTGGCTTCAAAAACCTGTCCCCTTCGTTCAGCCGCCCCACCAGCACGATTGCAAGGCCCAACATGGCCCTTGGCAAGAAGGCGGCTGACAGCCTGCAGCAGAATCTGCAGCGGGACTACGACCGGGCCATGAGCTGGAAGTACAGCCGGGGAGCCGGCCTCGGCTTCTCCACCACCCCCAACAAGATCTTTTACATCGACAGGAACGCTTCCAAGTCAGTCAAGCTGGAAGATTAA
- the KNOP1 gene encoding lysine-rich nucleolar protein 1 isoform X8: MIRRLGRMGALEISWPLPYSEVVLALLTTLVQGMITKTHKVDPGLPEKKKKKKVVKEPETRYSVLNNDDYFADVSPIRATSPSKSVAHGQAPEMPLVKKKKKKKKGVSTLCKEHVEPETTLPARRTEKSPSPRKQVLGHLEFLSGEKKRKKSPLAMSHASGVKTSPDPRQGEEETRVGKKLKKHKKEKKGAQDPTAFLVQDPWVCEAREARDVGDTCSVGKKDEKQAALGQKRKRKSPREHNGKVKKKKLHQEGDVLPGHSKPSRSMESSPRKGSKKKPVKVEALEYIPETDTDLEVVLEKKGNMDEAHIDQVRRKALQEEIDRESGKTEASETRKWTGTQFGQWDTAGFENEDQKLKFLRLMGGFKNLSPSFSRPTSTIARPNMALGKKAADSLQQNLQRDYDRAMSWKYSRGAGLGFSTTPNKIFYIDRNASKSVKLED, translated from the exons GAATGATCACCAAGACACACAAAGTAGACCCTGGGCtcccagagaagaaaaagaaaaagaaagtggtcaAAGAACCAGAGACTCGATACTCAGTTTTAAACAATGATGATTACTTTGCTGATGTTTCTCCTATAAGAGCCACATCCCCCTCTAAGAGCGTGGCCCATGGGCAAGCACCTGAGATGCCTCtagtgaagaaaaagaagaagaaaaagaagggtgTCAGCACCCTTTGCAAGGAGCATGTAGAACCTGAGACCACGCTGCCTGCCAGACGGACAGAGAAGTCACCCAGCCCCAGGAAGCAGGTGCTTGGCCACTTGGAGTTCCTCAgtggggagaagaaaaggaagaagtcaccTCTGGCCATGTCCCATGCCTCTGGGGTGAAAACCTCCCCAGACCCTAGACAGGGTGAGGAGGAAACCAGAGTTGGCAAGAAGCTCAAAAAacacaagaaggaaaaaaagggggcCCAGGACCCCACAGCCTTCTTGGTCCAGGACCCTTGGGTCTGTGAGGCCAGGGAGGCCAGGGATGTTGGGGACACTTGCTCAGTGGGGAAGAAGGATGAGAAACAGGCAGCCTTGGGGCAGAAACGGAAGCGGAAGAGCCCCAGAGAACATAATGGGAAGGTGAAGAAGAAAAAACTCCACCAGGAGGGAGACGTCCTCCCAGGCCACTCCAAGCCCTCCAGGTCCATGGAGAGCAGCCCTAGGAAAGGAAGTAAAAAGAAGCCAGTCAAAGTTGAGGCTCTGGAATACATCCCC GAAACAGACACGGACTTAGAGGTGGTATtggaaaaaaaaggcaacatgGATGAGGCGCACATAGACCAG GTGAGGCGAAAGGCCTTGCAAGAAGAGATCGATCGCGAGTCAGGCAAAACGGAAGCTTCTGAAACCAGGAAGTGGACG GGAACCCAGTTTGGCCAGTGGGATACTGCTGGTTTTGAGAACGAGGACCAGAAACTGAAATTTCTCAGACTTATGGGTGGCTTCAAAAACCTGTCCCCTTCGTTCAGCCGCCCCACCAGCACGATTGCAAGGCCCAACATGGCCCTTGGCAAGAAGGCGGCTGACAGCCTGCAGCAGAATCTGCAGCGGGACTACGACCGGGCCATGAGCTGGAAGTACAGCCGGGGAGCCGGCCTCGGCTTCTCCACCACCCCCAACAAGATCTTTTACATCGACAGGAACGCTTCCAAGTCAGTCAAGCTGGAAGATTAA
- the KNOP1 gene encoding lysine-rich nucleolar protein 1 isoform X7 has product MITKTHKVDPGLPEKKKKKKVVKEPETRYSVLNNDDYFADVSPIRATSPSKSVAHGQAPEMPLVKKKKKKKKGVSTLCKEHVEPETTLPARRTEKSPSPRKQVLGHLEFLSGEKKRKKSPLAMSHASGVKTSPDPRQGEEETRVGKKLKKHKKEKKGAQDPTAFLVQDPWVCEAREARDVGDTCSVGKKDEKQAALGQKRKRKSPREHNGKVKKKKLHQEGDVLPGHSKPSRSMESSPRKGSKKKPVKVEALEYIPVSDDPKASAKKKVKSKKKVEQPVIEEPALKRKKKKKRKESGVAGDLWKEETDTDLEVVLEKKGNMDEAHIDQVRRKALQEEIDRESGKTEASETRKWTGTQFGQWDTAGFENEDQKLKFLRLMGGFKNLSPSFSRPTSTIARPNMALGKKAADSLQQNLQRDYDRAMSWKYSRGAGLGFSTTPNKIFYIDRNASKSVKLED; this is encoded by the exons ATGATCACCAAGACACACAAAGTAGACCCTGGGCtcccagagaagaaaaagaaaaagaaagtggtcaAAGAACCAGAGACTCGATACTCAGTTTTAAACAATGATGATTACTTTGCTGATGTTTCTCCTATAAGAGCCACATCCCCCTCTAAGAGCGTGGCCCATGGGCAAGCACCTGAGATGCCTCtagtgaagaaaaagaagaagaaaaagaagggtgTCAGCACCCTTTGCAAGGAGCATGTAGAACCTGAGACCACGCTGCCTGCCAGACGGACAGAGAAGTCACCCAGCCCCAGGAAGCAGGTGCTTGGCCACTTGGAGTTCCTCAgtggggagaagaaaaggaagaagtcaccTCTGGCCATGTCCCATGCCTCTGGGGTGAAAACCTCCCCAGACCCTAGACAGGGTGAGGAGGAAACCAGAGTTGGCAAGAAGCTCAAAAAacacaagaaggaaaaaaagggggcCCAGGACCCCACAGCCTTCTTGGTCCAGGACCCTTGGGTCTGTGAGGCCAGGGAGGCCAGGGATGTTGGGGACACTTGCTCAGTGGGGAAGAAGGATGAGAAACAGGCAGCCTTGGGGCAGAAACGGAAGCGGAAGAGCCCCAGAGAACATAATGGGAAGGTGAAGAAGAAAAAACTCCACCAGGAGGGAGACGTCCTCCCAGGCCACTCCAAGCCCTCCAGGTCCATGGAGAGCAGCCCTAGGAAAGGAAGTAAAAAGAAGCCAGTCAAAGTTGAGGCTCTGGAATACATCCCCGTAAGTGATGACCCTAAGGCCTCCGCAAAGAAAAAGGTGAAGTCCAAAAAGAAGGTAGAGCAGCCAGTCATCGAGGAGCCAGctctgaaaaggaagaaaaagaagaaaaggaaagagagtggGGTAGCAGGAGACCTTTGGAAGGAG GAAACAGACACGGACTTAGAGGTGGTATtggaaaaaaaaggcaacatgGATGAGGCGCACATAGACCAG GTGAGGCGAAAGGCCTTGCAAGAAGAGATCGATCGCGAGTCAGGCAAAACGGAAGCTTCTGAAACCAGGAAGTGGACG GGAACCCAGTTTGGCCAGTGGGATACTGCTGGTTTTGAGAACGAGGACCAGAAACTGAAATTTCTCAGACTTATGGGTGGCTTCAAAAACCTGTCCCCTTCGTTCAGCCGCCCCACCAGCACGATTGCAAGGCCCAACATGGCCCTTGGCAAGAAGGCGGCTGACAGCCTGCAGCAGAATCTGCAGCGGGACTACGACCGGGCCATGAGCTGGAAGTACAGCCGGGGAGCCGGCCTCGGCTTCTCCACCACCCCCAACAAGATCTTTTACATCGACAGGAACGCTTCCAAGTCAGTCAAGCTGGAAGATTAA